One region of Glycine max cultivar Williams 82 chromosome 9, Glycine_max_v4.0, whole genome shotgun sequence genomic DNA includes:
- the LOC100500318 gene encoding acetyltransferase family protein isoform X1, which yields MNIHIHNKLNNQVIKYIFPLKLCSLRITRLCCCCCCFFFGEYPSLLLHSPAMEFESLQRRRSSSVSANQNNASIREKRPKRSEVIAKNKTIEELIKTARAEKDHLAPFPDFRRFHVNGLSVCLKSGHGNKLSSPVKHYIQSLLKLNMEGPYGSEWPEEEKVKRKEMVLPEAHYVFVHEVANSNADEMTTVLTAAETSTCLEDSGPLVGFVQYRFVLEEEIPVLYVYELQLEPRVQGKGVGKFLMQLVELMAQKSRMSAVMLTVQKANVLAMDFYINKLRYIISAMSPSRVNPMVYRFSFSFFLLSCENVLLFLCFLRCSWRRVMKYFVKHLMMKLKLFWRIERMSWTSWTKTAQVISPIFIDFFTLPIECPSLLGSFFVSFFSSLSI from the exons agtatatttttcCCCTAAAATTGTGCTCACTTCGTATAACCCGtctctgttgttgttgttgttgttttttttttggtgaataccCATCTCTGTTGTTGCACTCACCGGCTATGGAATTTGAGTCTCTCCAACGACGTCGTTCAAGCAGTGTCAGTGCCAACCAGAACAACGCTTCTATCAGAGAGAAGAGGCCGAAACGCAGTGAG GTAATCGCCAAGAATAAAACCATTGAAGAACTCATCAAAACAGCACGTGCCGAAAAAGACCACCTCGCTCCTTTCCCCGACTTTCGACGTTTCCACGTAAACG GTCTCTCTGTGTGTTTGAAGTCAGGACATGGCAATAAACTTTCCTCACCTGTTAAGCATTATATTCAGAGTCTCCTTAAG CTAAACATGGAAGGACCATATGGATCTGAGTGGCCAGAGGAAGAAAAGGTGAAGCGCAAAGAAATGGTTTTGCCCGAAGCACATTATGTATTTGTGCATGAGGTTGCCAATTCAAATGCTGATGAGATGACGACAGTGTTGACTGCAGCAGAGACTTCAACTTGTTTGGAAGATAGTGGCCCCTTGGTTGGATTCGTACAGTATCGCTTTGTTTTGGAAGAAGAGATACCAGTGCTTTATGTTTATGAATTACAGCTTGAGCCTCGTGTTCAGGGCAAGGGAGTGGGGAAGTTTCTAATGCAACTTGTTGAGCTTATGGCACAAAAG AGCCGTATGAGTGCTGTCATGCTGACTGTTCAAAAGGCTAATGTATTAGCTATGGATTTCTATATAAATAAGCTAAG ATACATCATATCAGCTATGTCACCTTCAAGAGTCAATCCAATGGTATATagattttccttttcctttttcctgTTATCTTGTGAAAATGTTCtgctatttttatgttttcttagaTGCAGTTGGAGAAGAGTTATGAAATACTTTGTAAAGCATTTAATGATGAAGCTAAAACTATTCTGGAG GATAGAGAGGATGAGTTGGACCAGTTGGACAAAGACGGCTCAAGTTATTAGTCCCATTTTTATAGACTTCTTTACTCTACCAATCGAGTGCCCTTCTTTATTGggttctttttttgtttctttcttctcttctctatcCATTTAG
- the LOC100500318 gene encoding acetyltransferase family protein isoform X2, producing MNIHIHNKLNNQVIKYIFPLKLCSLRITRLCCCCCCFFFGEYPSLLLHSPAMEFESLQRRRSSSVSANQNNASIREKRPKRSEVIAKNKTIEELIKTARAEKDHLAPFPDFRRFHVNGLSVCLKSGHGNKLSSPVKHYIQSLLKLNMEGPYGSEWPEEEKVKRKEMVLPEAHYVFVHEVANSNADEMTTVLTAAETSTCLEDSGPLVGFVQYRFVLEEEIPVLYVYELQLEPRVQGKGVGKFLMQLVELMAQKSRMSAVMLTVQKANVLAMDFYINKLRYIISAMSPSRVNPMMQLEKSYEILCKAFNDEAKTILEDREDELDQLDKDGSSY from the exons agtatatttttcCCCTAAAATTGTGCTCACTTCGTATAACCCGtctctgttgttgttgttgttgttttttttttggtgaataccCATCTCTGTTGTTGCACTCACCGGCTATGGAATTTGAGTCTCTCCAACGACGTCGTTCAAGCAGTGTCAGTGCCAACCAGAACAACGCTTCTATCAGAGAGAAGAGGCCGAAACGCAGTGAG GTAATCGCCAAGAATAAAACCATTGAAGAACTCATCAAAACAGCACGTGCCGAAAAAGACCACCTCGCTCCTTTCCCCGACTTTCGACGTTTCCACGTAAACG GTCTCTCTGTGTGTTTGAAGTCAGGACATGGCAATAAACTTTCCTCACCTGTTAAGCATTATATTCAGAGTCTCCTTAAG CTAAACATGGAAGGACCATATGGATCTGAGTGGCCAGAGGAAGAAAAGGTGAAGCGCAAAGAAATGGTTTTGCCCGAAGCACATTATGTATTTGTGCATGAGGTTGCCAATTCAAATGCTGATGAGATGACGACAGTGTTGACTGCAGCAGAGACTTCAACTTGTTTGGAAGATAGTGGCCCCTTGGTTGGATTCGTACAGTATCGCTTTGTTTTGGAAGAAGAGATACCAGTGCTTTATGTTTATGAATTACAGCTTGAGCCTCGTGTTCAGGGCAAGGGAGTGGGGAAGTTTCTAATGCAACTTGTTGAGCTTATGGCACAAAAG AGCCGTATGAGTGCTGTCATGCTGACTGTTCAAAAGGCTAATGTATTAGCTATGGATTTCTATATAAATAAGCTAAG ATACATCATATCAGCTATGTCACCTTCAAGAGTCAATCCAATG aTGCAGTTGGAGAAGAGTTATGAAATACTTTGTAAAGCATTTAATGATGAAGCTAAAACTATTCTGGAG GATAGAGAGGATGAGTTGGACCAGTTGGACAAAGACGGCTCAAGTTATTAG
- the LOC100500318 gene encoding acetyltransferase family protein isoform X3 → MNIHIHNKLNNQVIKYIFPLKLCSLRITRLCCCCCCFFFGEYPSLLLHSPAMEFESLQRRRSSSVSANQNNASIREKRPKRSEVIAKNKTIEELIKTARAEKDHLAPFPDFRRFHVNGLSVCLKSGHGNKLSSPVKHYIQSLLKLNMEGPYGSEWPEEEKVKRKEMVLPEAHYVFVHEVANSNADEMTTVLTAAETSTCLEDSGPLVGFVQYRFVLEEEIPVLYVYELQLEPRVQGKGVGKFLMQLVELMAQKSRMSAVMLTVQKANVLAMDFYINKLRYIISAMSPSRVNPMLEKSYEILCKAFNDEAKTILEDREDELDQLDKDGSSY, encoded by the exons agtatatttttcCCCTAAAATTGTGCTCACTTCGTATAACCCGtctctgttgttgttgttgttgttttttttttggtgaataccCATCTCTGTTGTTGCACTCACCGGCTATGGAATTTGAGTCTCTCCAACGACGTCGTTCAAGCAGTGTCAGTGCCAACCAGAACAACGCTTCTATCAGAGAGAAGAGGCCGAAACGCAGTGAG GTAATCGCCAAGAATAAAACCATTGAAGAACTCATCAAAACAGCACGTGCCGAAAAAGACCACCTCGCTCCTTTCCCCGACTTTCGACGTTTCCACGTAAACG GTCTCTCTGTGTGTTTGAAGTCAGGACATGGCAATAAACTTTCCTCACCTGTTAAGCATTATATTCAGAGTCTCCTTAAG CTAAACATGGAAGGACCATATGGATCTGAGTGGCCAGAGGAAGAAAAGGTGAAGCGCAAAGAAATGGTTTTGCCCGAAGCACATTATGTATTTGTGCATGAGGTTGCCAATTCAAATGCTGATGAGATGACGACAGTGTTGACTGCAGCAGAGACTTCAACTTGTTTGGAAGATAGTGGCCCCTTGGTTGGATTCGTACAGTATCGCTTTGTTTTGGAAGAAGAGATACCAGTGCTTTATGTTTATGAATTACAGCTTGAGCCTCGTGTTCAGGGCAAGGGAGTGGGGAAGTTTCTAATGCAACTTGTTGAGCTTATGGCACAAAAG AGCCGTATGAGTGCTGTCATGCTGACTGTTCAAAAGGCTAATGTATTAGCTATGGATTTCTATATAAATAAGCTAAG ATACATCATATCAGCTATGTCACCTTCAAGAGTCAATCCAATG TTGGAGAAGAGTTATGAAATACTTTGTAAAGCATTTAATGATGAAGCTAAAACTATTCTGGAG GATAGAGAGGATGAGTTGGACCAGTTGGACAAAGACGGCTCAAGTTATTAG
- the LOC100500318 gene encoding acetyltransferase family protein: MEFESLQRRRSSSVSANQNNASIREKRPKRSEVIAKNKTIEELIKTARAEKDHLAPFPDFRRFHVNGLSVCLKSGHGNKLSSPVKHYIQSLLKLNMEGPYGSEWPEEEKVKRKEMVLPEAHYVFVHEVANSNADEMTTVLTAAETSTCLEDSGPLVGFVQYRFVLEEEIPVLYVYELQLEPRVQGKGVGKFLMQLVELMAQKSRMSAVMLTVQKANVLAMDFYINKLRYIISAMSPSRVNPMDREDELDQLDKDGSSY, encoded by the exons ATGGAATTTGAGTCTCTCCAACGACGTCGTTCAAGCAGTGTCAGTGCCAACCAGAACAACGCTTCTATCAGAGAGAAGAGGCCGAAACGCAGTGAG GTAATCGCCAAGAATAAAACCATTGAAGAACTCATCAAAACAGCACGTGCCGAAAAAGACCACCTCGCTCCTTTCCCCGACTTTCGACGTTTCCACGTAAACG GTCTCTCTGTGTGTTTGAAGTCAGGACATGGCAATAAACTTTCCTCACCTGTTAAGCATTATATTCAGAGTCTCCTTAAG CTAAACATGGAAGGACCATATGGATCTGAGTGGCCAGAGGAAGAAAAGGTGAAGCGCAAAGAAATGGTTTTGCCCGAAGCACATTATGTATTTGTGCATGAGGTTGCCAATTCAAATGCTGATGAGATGACGACAGTGTTGACTGCAGCAGAGACTTCAACTTGTTTGGAAGATAGTGGCCCCTTGGTTGGATTCGTACAGTATCGCTTTGTTTTGGAAGAAGAGATACCAGTGCTTTATGTTTATGAATTACAGCTTGAGCCTCGTGTTCAGGGCAAGGGAGTGGGGAAGTTTCTAATGCAACTTGTTGAGCTTATGGCACAAAAG AGCCGTATGAGTGCTGTCATGCTGACTGTTCAAAAGGCTAATGTATTAGCTATGGATTTCTATATAAATAAGCTAAG ATACATCATATCAGCTATGTCACCTTCAAGAGTCAATCCAATG GATAGAGAGGATGAGTTGGACCAGTTGGACAAAGACGGCTCAAGTTATTAG
- the LOC102663945 gene encoding uncharacterized protein yields the protein MAVKGSLRFVYAHFPIKASIGNNNKSIKIKNFLGEKKVQRRGRHLLCRNNWELDCISDSVANGSSSLFPIVRNNWELDCISDSVANGSSSLFPIVAAIIADSFFGSFPVALVSYCVSFLRHVGARSYFEKREASLVWSYRHAGIDLFLGRLLFVLPA from the exons ATGGCAGTAAAAGGAAGCTTAAGATTCGTGTACGCTCATTTTCCGATCAAAGCTAGCATTGGCAACAACAACAAGTCCATCAAGATCAAAAATTTCCTCGGCGAGAAGAAG GTTCAACGGCGGGGACGTCACTTGCTTTgcaggaataattgggaactTGATTGTATATCTGATAGCGTGGCTAATGGAAGCTCCTCTCTATTTCCCATTgttaggaataattgggaactTGATTGTATATCTGATAGCGTGGCTAATGGAAGCTCCTCTCTATTTCCCATTGTTGCAGCAATAATTGCTGACTCTTTCTTTGGCTCCTTCCCTGTTGCCTTGGTTTCTTATTGTGTTTCTTTCTTG agacATGTAGGTGCTCgatcatattttgaaaaaaggGAAGCTTCACTTGTATGGAGTTACAGACATGCAGGTATTGATTTGTTTTTAGGAAGACTATTATTTGTTTTGCCTGCTTGA